From a single Plasmodium brasilianum strain Bolivian I chromosome Unknown PB_00_08, whole genome shotgun sequence genomic region:
- a CDS encoding fam-m protein, which produces MEKPKKLFIFTEIFFFIISTWILNFENDIISFNKILDVNYNLGQKLDIKKYRLLAKYKETKDSNSASLKDDIPNNRSYSQRDIYNKVEDTMKRKKSNRSSLNKAQYYTEVINHNNGIFDGKHFHFEKKWIKKKDYDYFLEKNRRIGDIGLKKIKFRNYGFGVAILFLFFVLGIGYPILQGLGYLKDAAEKIMESIKSAFDLKDSIPVPSYTYPLLFCILLFILAIIIVVGITKILINNEKYKKIKLMTE; this is translated from the exons ATGGAAAAGCCAAAGAAGTTATTCATATTtactgaaatttttttttttataatttcaacTTGGATtctaaattttgaaaatgatata ATTtcatttaacaaaatattggATGTGAACTATAACCTTGGTCAGAAATTAGACATAAAGAAGTACAGATtactagcaaaatataaagagaCCAAGGATTCAAATAGTGCAAGTTTAAAAGATGATATACCTAATAATAGAAGTTATTCTCAaagagatatatataataaagtagAAGACACAATGAAACGCAAAAAATCAAATAGAAGTTCACTGAATAAGGCGCAATATTATACAGAAGTAATAAATCATAATAATGGAATAtttgatggaaaacatttccattttgaaaaaaagtggataaaaaaaaaagattatgattattttcttgaaaaaaaCAGGAGAATTGGTGATAtaggtttaaaaaaaataaaatttagaaattatGGATTTGGAGTTGctatactttttctttttttcgtgTTGGGAATAGGATACCCCATATTACAAGGATTAGGTTACTTGAAAGATGCTGCGGAAAAGATCATGGAATCAATAAAAAGCGCTTTTGATTTAAAAGACAGTATCCCAGTACCATCCTATACTTatccattattattttgtatacttctttttatattagctattataatagtagtagGAATTACAAAGatcttaataaataatgaaaaatataaaaaaattaagttgatgactgagtaa
- a CDS encoding fam-m protein, with protein MEQNIKLILYVKISAFILLTWICHFNNYKHSFNKYFDEYYNIGRKIYIRNSRLLAKPKQELNLNVLSLKKDKLISAKRDKGNNKKSNRKSLNNARYYTEVIDYNNGMFDGKHFHFEKKWIKKKNYDKFLEQNRRIYDIALKKTKFRSYGFGVALFFLLFILGIGYALLEGFKLLESAGENFIRLFSEDIAVTAGPYVFPVLFGVLIVVLSIIIITVVPKILKNNEKYVKLKLISE; from the exons AtggaacaaaatattaaattaattttatatgttaaaatttCTGCTTTTATCCTATTAACGTGGATATGCCATTTTAACAATTATAAG cattcttttaacaaatattttgatGAGTATTACAACATTggtagaaaaatatatataagaaattcTAGATTATTAGCAAAACCTAAGCAAGAATTgaatttaaatgttttaagtttaaaaaaagataaacttATTAGTGCAAAGCGGGATAAaggaaataacaaaaaatcgAATAGAAAATCATTAAATAATGCCAGATACTATACAGAAGTtatagattataataatggaatgtttgatggaaaacatttccattttgaaaaaaaatggatcaaaaaaaaaaattatgataaatttcttgaacaaaatagaagaatttatgatatagctttaaaaaaaacaaagtttAGAAGTTACGGATTTGGAGTTgctctattttttcttttattcatCTTGGGAATAGGATATGCCTTATTAGAAGGATTTAAGTTGCTTGAATCTGCGGGAGAAAATTTCATAAGGTTATTTTCTGAGGATATTGCTGTTACAGCAGGACCCTATGTTTTTCCTGTATTATTTGGCGTACTTATTGTTGTATTAtctatcattattataactGTGGTTCCTAAgattctaaaaaataatgaaaaatatgtaaaactTAAGTTGATTTCTGAGTAA
- a CDS encoding fam-m protein translates to MEYKIKQIVFVKISSFILLMWIRQFNNDVIMKMEFSMESTAILKKNGLKKVYDDFLEKNRRIGDIALNKIKLSVLLKLAFISTIDAWVQKISLFKGFYSVLGKLRNDVKSYIYIAICGLIIIEISVIVIIEIYRVLRNNEKYKKLMLMME, encoded by the exons atggaatataaaattaaacaaatcgtatttgttaaaatttcttctttCATCCTTTTAATGTGGATACGTCAATTTAACAACGATGTG ATTATGAAAATGGAATTTTCGATGGAAAGCACTgccattttgaaaaaaaatggattaaaaaaagtttatgaTGATTTTCTTGAGAAAAACAGGAGAATTGGTGATATAGctttgaataaaataaa GTTATCGGTACTTCTAAAATTAGCATTTATAAGTACTATAGATGCGTGGGTGCAAAagatttcattatttaaaggTTTTTATAGTGTTTTAGGAAAGTTGAGAAATGACGTAAAATCCTATATCTATATAGCAATATGTGGCTTAATTATCATTGAAATATCCGTAATAGTTATAATAGAAATTTATAGGGtcttaagaaataatgaaaaatataagaaactGATGTTGATGATGGAGTAA
- a CDS encoding fam-l protein: MEKNIKLLLFINVASFIFLVCIWNFTNDMISINKSLDDENYIERKLNARNYRLLAKCKNNNDSSMVGLKFFPCNEEIEKKHKTVEESSKAKNKYSNGSSSKYAKDHKQITTNKSNIFETKKYSNLEKKIFKELDYFDFLEKNRTISNKVYKQTIFKKYRLRIFAPVALILLLSIYIILDVFSFSGLKGTLTQILVYCFGSGWYTTLHNYLKDCQLSWLFKSTEKVKNYIGKCKDKKWEAITEHVYVENLFGYIVYIVPLIILGITLILGIFYYHKKVKKYQKLKFKKR; the protein is encoded by the exons atggaaaaaaatattaagttactcttatttattaatgttgcttcttttatctttttagtTTGTATATGGAATTTCACCAATGATATG atttCTATTAACAAATCACTAGATGATGAGAACTATAttgaaagaaaattaaatgcAAGAAATTATCGACTACTTGCAAAATGTAAGAACAATAATGATTCAAGTATGGTAggtttaaaattttttccatGTAATGAAGagatagaaaaaaaacacaaGACTGTTGAAGAATCCTCCAAagcaaaaaacaaatattcaAATGGAAGTTCTTCAAAATATGCAAAAGACCATAAACAAATTACAACAAATAAATCTAATATATtcgaaacaaaaaaatattctaatcttgaaaaaaaaatattcaaagaactGGATTATTTCGattttcttgaaaaaaaCAGGACAATTAGTAATAAGGTCTACAAACAaactatatttaaaaaatacagatTACGAATTTTTGCCCCTGTAGCATTAATATTGTtgttatcaatatatatcatattagATGTGTTTTCTTTTAGTGGGCTTAAAGGGACGTTGACTCAGATACTTGTTTATTGCTTCGGAAGTGGCTGGTATACGActttacataattatttgaaaGATTGTCAGTTAAGTTGGTTGTTTAAGTCTAcggaaaaagtaaaaaactATATTGGGAAGtgtaaagataaaaaatgggAGGCAATAACAGAGCATGTTTATGTAGAGAATTTGTTTGgttatatagtatatattgtaccattaataatattaggtATCACACTTATATTAGGGATTTTTTACtaccataaaaaagtaaagaaatATCAGAAGCTTAAGTTCAAAAAAAGGTAA